One region of gamma proteobacterium HIMB55 genomic DNA includes:
- a CDS encoding DNA/RNA helicase, superfamily II (PFAM: Helicase conserved C-terminal domain; DbpA RNA binding domain; DEAD/DEAH box helicase): MTDTDSAPTAFDSLGLPHFLLNSLTELGYEAATPIQAETIPAMLSGQDVVGIAQTGTGKTAAFALPSLASLDFDAVVPQILVLCPTRELSMQVADAFRSYAKRSKGCRVVALCGGNDMRQQLKQLREGVHVIVATPGRLLDHLNRKSADFSQIKTVVLDEADEMLRMGFIDDVDEILSQTPKGRRVALFSATMPPRIREIANVHLVDPVEVSIASQATTNTNIEQRYWLVKGTNKLDALTRFMAVEDTQGVIIFVRTRESTSAIADQLRQRGFNASPLNGDIDQKTRIKTVEQLKDGRLDIVVATDVAARGLDVERITHVINYDIPFDRESYVHRIGRTGRAGRAGKAILFVAPRERRMLHNIEKVTKQKIQPIDLPTYAEIDAKARERLVNKLRDAMGAPTHPKANDAVEQLLKDGHSHKDIALALAAMVMDGVELPPEPAKGGKSRAEAEQKPPRDARKEPRPLKDKHGKEREVPLSYTVKELGRARPLEEHPDVVMERFWLGVGKKQSVKPSEIMGAIANEAGIEGEFIGKINIFEHYATIDLPEGMPKPILKHLKKTRVRGTNLGIVRVVDSYSA; encoded by the coding sequence ATGACCGATACTGATTCCGCGCCAACGGCTTTCGATAGCCTTGGTTTGCCCCATTTTTTGCTGAATTCCCTCACTGAGTTGGGCTACGAGGCTGCAACACCGATCCAAGCAGAAACGATACCTGCCATGCTCAGCGGACAAGACGTCGTCGGGATTGCACAAACAGGCACTGGTAAAACGGCTGCTTTTGCACTGCCCTCATTGGCTAGCCTAGATTTTGACGCAGTTGTACCGCAGATTCTTGTTCTTTGCCCGACGCGCGAGCTTTCGATGCAAGTGGCGGATGCATTCAGAAGCTATGCCAAGCGCTCCAAGGGGTGCAGGGTCGTTGCCCTCTGTGGTGGTAACGATATGCGCCAGCAACTCAAGCAATTGAGAGAAGGTGTCCACGTCATTGTTGCTACACCTGGCCGTCTGCTCGACCACCTCAATCGAAAGTCGGCTGACTTCAGCCAGATTAAGACCGTTGTGCTGGACGAAGCTGATGAAATGCTCCGCATGGGTTTCATCGACGATGTCGACGAGATCCTCTCGCAGACGCCCAAAGGTCGGCGCGTCGCTTTGTTCTCAGCCACCATGCCGCCTCGCATACGTGAAATTGCCAACGTGCACCTTGTGGACCCTGTCGAGGTCTCTATCGCCTCTCAAGCGACAACCAATACCAATATCGAGCAGCGTTATTGGTTGGTAAAGGGAACAAACAAGCTCGATGCCCTCACGCGATTTATGGCGGTAGAGGACACTCAAGGCGTCATTATTTTTGTGCGGACGCGCGAGTCGACCTCGGCCATTGCAGATCAATTGCGCCAGCGAGGCTTTAATGCGTCTCCGCTCAACGGCGATATTGATCAAAAGACACGAATAAAAACCGTGGAGCAGCTGAAGGACGGTCGCCTCGATATCGTCGTTGCCACTGATGTTGCCGCTCGGGGCTTAGACGTAGAGCGCATAACTCACGTCATCAACTACGACATTCCTTTCGATCGTGAGTCTTATGTTCATCGCATTGGTCGCACGGGTCGAGCAGGACGCGCGGGTAAAGCAATCTTGTTTGTTGCACCGCGCGAACGTCGAATGCTCCATAACATCGAGAAAGTAACCAAGCAGAAAATTCAGCCCATCGACTTGCCGACCTATGCGGAAATTGATGCGAAAGCGAGGGAGCGGCTTGTCAACAAGCTGCGCGATGCTATGGGAGCACCCACGCACCCGAAAGCGAATGACGCGGTCGAGCAGCTTTTAAAAGACGGACACAGCCACAAAGATATCGCTCTAGCTTTAGCGGCCATGGTAATGGACGGTGTAGAGCTGCCCCCAGAGCCAGCCAAGGGAGGGAAATCCCGCGCTGAGGCAGAACAGAAGCCTCCACGAGATGCGCGCAAGGAGCCGCGTCCACTCAAGGACAAGCACGGAAAAGAGCGCGAAGTTCCACTCTCTTACACCGTAAAAGAGCTCGGACGCGCTCGCCCGCTTGAGGAGCATCCCGATGTAGTAATGGAGCGCTTCTGGCTGGGCGTTGGGAAAAAGCAGAGTGTTAAGCCCAGCGAGATCATGGGTGCCATTGCCAATGAAGCCGGCATCGAAGGCGAATTCATTGGCAAAATCAATATTTTTGAGCACTACGCGACTATTGATCTGCCCGAGGGCATGCCCAAACCGATTCTCAAGCATTTGAAGAAAACACGCGTGCGAGGAACGAATCTCGGCATCGTTAGGGTCGTCGATTCGTACTCTGCGTAG
- a CDS encoding acyl-CoA synthetase (AMP-forming)/AMP-acid ligase II (PFAM: AMP-binding enzyme) — protein sequence MEFHFNNVWTALSEEFPDRPALICEGKTVTWSEFNDRAARLAGLFAANGVTNGASVGMYMLNCNEYTEAHFGCFKQSVCPVNVNYRYRAEELIYLLDNSDSEVVIFHASYAPRIKEIRDSLPKIKLYIQVDDGCGEPLLDGALDYETALTSSDPLPFTPSAFDDRYMLYTGGTTGMPKGVMYDNGALAHWLCIGGYTSRGLAPPTSIDEVLAGARAITEMSAVHCSLPACPQMHGTGMWIGTMVALNCGGTVVTQRTQHLDADALLQCVVDNKVTDLTIVGDAFARPILAALDAAKAAGKPYDLSRVGQIASSGVMWSSEIKEGLLRHQNMVLNDIMGSTEGSMGASISTREGAAKTAKFMIADYVKVFNEDDKPVQPGSGEMGMVATAGIVPRGYYKDEEKSARTFRVVDGIRYSFPGDFATVEADGTITLLGRGSQCINTGGEKVFTEEVEESIKRHDDVEDCLVVGLPDERLGNRVIAVYSQKPGTVPIGEDGLREHVKTQLAGYKAPKQCILVDVVQRAPNGKADYKWAKATAEAHQ from the coding sequence ATGGAATTTCACTTCAATAACGTTTGGACGGCACTCTCAGAGGAGTTCCCTGACCGACCTGCCCTCATCTGCGAAGGTAAAACGGTTACATGGTCAGAGTTCAATGACAGAGCTGCTCGACTAGCAGGTCTTTTCGCGGCGAACGGTGTCACCAATGGCGCGTCAGTGGGTATGTACATGCTTAACTGTAACGAGTACACCGAAGCGCATTTTGGCTGTTTCAAGCAGTCTGTTTGCCCCGTAAACGTGAATTATCGCTATCGTGCCGAGGAGCTCATCTACCTGCTCGATAACAGTGACTCCGAGGTGGTGATTTTCCACGCAAGCTATGCACCGCGAATTAAGGAAATTCGGGATTCACTGCCGAAGATTAAGCTCTACATCCAAGTCGATGACGGATGTGGCGAACCGCTGCTAGACGGCGCTCTGGATTATGAAACAGCGTTAACAAGCTCCGATCCTCTGCCCTTTACACCGAGTGCCTTTGACGACCGCTATATGCTGTACACGGGCGGCACGACAGGCATGCCCAAGGGTGTCATGTACGACAACGGCGCCCTCGCCCACTGGCTCTGTATTGGCGGCTACACTTCTCGAGGCCTCGCACCACCCACATCCATCGATGAGGTACTTGCAGGTGCCCGAGCGATAACGGAAATGAGCGCTGTCCACTGTAGCCTCCCTGCCTGTCCGCAAATGCACGGTACCGGTATGTGGATCGGTACCATGGTTGCGCTTAACTGCGGCGGTACTGTCGTTACTCAGCGAACACAGCACCTCGACGCGGACGCGCTCTTGCAGTGCGTCGTTGATAACAAGGTGACTGACCTTACGATTGTGGGTGATGCGTTTGCGCGTCCAATTCTGGCAGCCCTTGATGCGGCCAAAGCGGCTGGAAAGCCCTACGACTTGTCGCGTGTGGGTCAAATCGCCTCCTCGGGCGTAATGTGGTCCTCGGAGATCAAGGAAGGCCTCCTCAGGCATCAGAATATGGTACTCAACGACATTATGGGCTCAACCGAGGGCTCTATGGGTGCGTCTATTAGTACCCGCGAAGGCGCCGCCAAGACGGCGAAGTTCATGATTGCCGACTATGTCAAAGTCTTTAACGAGGACGACAAACCCGTACAACCGGGCTCGGGTGAGATGGGCATGGTCGCCACTGCAGGAATCGTTCCCCGCGGGTATTACAAAGACGAGGAGAAATCAGCGCGAACCTTCCGTGTTGTGGATGGCATTCGTTATTCCTTCCCAGGCGACTTCGCGACCGTTGAGGCCGATGGCACCATTACACTGCTAGGTCGTGGCTCGCAGTGCATCAATACAGGTGGCGAGAAGGTCTTCACCGAGGAAGTTGAAGAATCGATTAAGCGCCACGACGACGTCGAGGACTGCTTGGTTGTAGGTCTGCCTGACGAGCGCCTCGGTAACCGTGTGATTGCCGTTTACTCACAAAAGCCCGGCACAGTACCGATCGGTGAGGATGGCCTTCGAGAGCATGTCAAAACGCAGTTAGCGGGCTACAAGGCGCCAAAGCAATGCATCTTGGTGGATGTAGTGCAGCGCGCGCCTAATGGCAAAGCAGACTACAAATGGGCTAAGGCGACAGCAGAAGCACATCAATAA
- a CDS encoding penicillin-binding protein, beta-lactamase class C (PFAM: Beta-lactamase), with protein sequence MNRIEYFTLLAALTLQACGGGGSSSPAPAPVVTPPPSFQSPHPDNWETQSATDAGFDESALSDAFDYAMQDGSFTQAALVVRNGKIVGEQYRGISDGEVNTLVSLASDPGAQDPAFWAENYGTRDSSSLMTSWSTAKSFTSMLIGIAIEKGFISSTDQLASDFITEWQADDRADITIEQLLDMRSGLVPVCFLPNTGDLGECMNQGDAAAGGNIVFYPDQMTACIDRGLAVDGATYPWDPDGIYTAGEFLYSNCDTQILGEILFRATGQDAGTFAQTELFEPINMSATWWRDDVESGQANGNYLTYCCLDATPRDFAKFGYLLHLGGIELESGTQYSSYVSEIRAMSDFYDKQFWSFCAEQDDDNTCLNRVVVTRGFDGQFIAMDFKHNLIIVRASLYKAYLNQSDDFKMNLVPGSVAESNWLGSVPNAMAIAAPSTFFIEEFHARVVSALAP encoded by the coding sequence ATGAATCGAATCGAATACTTCACGCTTCTCGCAGCCTTAACACTACAAGCCTGCGGAGGCGGTGGCTCTTCTTCCCCTGCTCCGGCACCTGTCGTGACGCCGCCACCAAGCTTTCAATCACCGCATCCCGATAACTGGGAAACCCAATCCGCCACCGATGCTGGTTTTGACGAAAGCGCTTTGTCAGATGCCTTCGATTACGCGATGCAAGACGGCTCATTCACTCAAGCAGCACTCGTTGTCCGCAATGGCAAGATCGTCGGGGAGCAGTACCGAGGTATTTCAGACGGCGAGGTAAACACCTTGGTCTCTCTAGCGTCTGACCCGGGAGCACAAGATCCTGCGTTTTGGGCTGAAAATTATGGGACTCGCGATAGCTCAAGCCTGATGACGTCGTGGTCGACCGCAAAATCCTTCACTAGCATGCTGATAGGTATAGCTATTGAGAAAGGGTTTATCAGCTCTACCGATCAATTGGCGTCGGACTTCATAACTGAGTGGCAGGCAGACGATCGCGCCGATATTACGATTGAGCAGCTATTAGACATGCGCTCGGGTCTGGTTCCTGTGTGTTTCTTGCCCAATACAGGCGACCTGGGGGAATGCATGAACCAAGGCGATGCAGCAGCCGGGGGCAATATTGTCTTTTATCCCGACCAGATGACGGCCTGCATCGACCGGGGGCTCGCGGTAGACGGGGCAACCTACCCTTGGGATCCAGACGGCATCTACACCGCAGGTGAATTCCTGTATTCCAACTGTGACACCCAAATACTGGGTGAAATACTGTTTCGCGCAACGGGACAGGATGCGGGCACGTTTGCACAGACTGAGCTCTTTGAACCGATCAACATGAGTGCAACTTGGTGGCGCGATGACGTCGAGAGTGGTCAAGCAAACGGTAACTACCTGACCTATTGTTGCCTCGATGCCACCCCCCGAGACTTCGCCAAATTTGGATACCTATTGCATTTAGGCGGCATCGAACTTGAAAGCGGAACTCAATACAGTAGCTATGTGTCGGAAATCCGTGCCATGTCCGATTTCTACGACAAACAGTTTTGGAGTTTCTGTGCAGAGCAGGATGACGACAATACTTGCCTAAATCGTGTCGTTGTAACGCGCGGTTTTGATGGCCAGTTCATCGCCATGGATTTCAAGCACAATCTGATTATCGTGCGGGCAAGCTTGTACAAGGCTTATCTCAATCAATCAGACGACTTTAAAATGAATCTGGTCCCCGGCTCGGTGGCTGAATCTAATTGGCTCGGCTCCGTACCTAACGCCATGGCGATCGCAGCACCCTCCACCTTCTTCATCGAAGAGTTTCATGCAAGGGTGGTCTCGGCACTCGCTCCATAA